The following proteins are co-located in the Pomacea canaliculata isolate SZHN2017 linkage group LG10, ASM307304v1, whole genome shotgun sequence genome:
- the LOC112573605 gene encoding elongation of very long chain fatty acids protein 4-like isoform X3 produces the protein MTIPTLAALDTVKQWYNQTMSQADPRVSDFPLMRGPESLAAVIGLYLLAVSQGPRLMASYKPFQLNRLLVVYNLAMVALATYIFTMCTIIMVGDGHSFICKTVNETLNGSHGGLTFSAGWWFMFMKILEFADTIFFILRKKFGHVSFLHVYHHSTMAVISWIGFKFVPGGQTIVYPFVNSFIHIIMYTYYALAAMGPQVQKYLWWKRYLTIMQISQFVFLLAQTLTNALSECDFPKIFSYTVFFYASTILLLFINFYRKAYLSKDKSQ, from the exons ATGACCATCCCAACACTTGCAGCACTGGACACAGTGAAGCAGTGGTACAATCAGACAATGTCTCAAGCAG ATCCCCGCGTGAGTGACTTCCCCTTGATGAGGGGTCCAGAGAGTCTTGCTGCTGTCATTGGTCTCTACCTGCTGGCAGTTTCCCAGGGCCCACGTCTGATGGCCAGCTACAAGCCATTCCAGCTCAACCGCCTGCTTGTTGTTTACAATCTTGCCATGGTTGCCTTGGCAACGTACATCTTTACAATG tgCACAATCATAATGGTTGGCGATGGTCACAGCTTTATCTGCAAAACTGTTAATGAGACACTGAATGGGAGTCATGGTGGTTTG acttttagTGCAGGATGGTGGTTTATGTTCATGAAAATATTGGAATTTGCTGATACG attttcttcattttgagGAAGAAGTTCGGTCATGTTTCCTTTTTACATGTCTACCACCATTCCACGATGGCAGTAATTTCATGGATAGGCTTCAAGTTTGTACCAGGAGGACAAA CTATCGTCTATCCATTTGTAAACTCTTTCATCCATATTATCATGTACACTTACTATGCACTGGCTGCAATGGGACCACAAGTACAGAAGTACCTCTGGTGGAAGCGCTACCTCACTATAATGCAGATT TCCcagtttgtgtttcttttggcACAAACACTCACCAACGCACTGTCTGAATGTGACTTCCCCAAAATCTTCTCCTACACAGTTTTCTTCTATGCCTCGACCATCCTTCTACTATTTATCAACTTTTATCGCAAGGCATACTTGAGCAAGGACAAAAGCCAGTGA
- the LOC112573605 gene encoding elongation of very long chain fatty acids protein 4-like isoform X2, with protein MALPEGDKMTATETDFCGWYFLQNFLFSLEDNVSQYTATMTIPTLAALDTVKQWYNQTMSQADPRVSDFPLMRGPESLAAVIGLYLLAVSQGPRLMASYKPFQLNRLLVVYNLAMVALATYIFTMCTIIMVGDGHSFICKTVNETLNGSHGGLTFSAGWWFMFMKILEFADTIFFILRKKFGHVSFLHVYHHSTMAVISWIGFKFVPGGQTIVYPFVNSFIHIIMYTYYALAAMGPQVQKYLWWKRYLTIMQISQFVFLLAQTLTNALSECDFPKIFSYTVFFYASTILLLFINFYRKAYLSKDKSQ; from the exons ATGGCGCTGCCTGAGGGTGATAAGATGACTGCGACTGAAACAGATTTCTGTGGATGGTATTTTctacagaattttcttttttctct AGAGGATAACGTTAGCCAGTACACAGCAACCATGACCATCCCAACACTTGCAGCACTGGACACAGTGAAGCAGTGGTACAATCAGACAATGTCTCAAGCAG ATCCCCGCGTGAGTGACTTCCCCTTGATGAGGGGTCCAGAGAGTCTTGCTGCTGTCATTGGTCTCTACCTGCTGGCAGTTTCCCAGGGCCCACGTCTGATGGCCAGCTACAAGCCATTCCAGCTCAACCGCCTGCTTGTTGTTTACAATCTTGCCATGGTTGCCTTGGCAACGTACATCTTTACAATG tgCACAATCATAATGGTTGGCGATGGTCACAGCTTTATCTGCAAAACTGTTAATGAGACACTGAATGGGAGTCATGGTGGTTTG acttttagTGCAGGATGGTGGTTTATGTTCATGAAAATATTGGAATTTGCTGATACG attttcttcattttgagGAAGAAGTTCGGTCATGTTTCCTTTTTACATGTCTACCACCATTCCACGATGGCAGTAATTTCATGGATAGGCTTCAAGTTTGTACCAGGAGGACAAA CTATCGTCTATCCATTTGTAAACTCTTTCATCCATATTATCATGTACACTTACTATGCACTGGCTGCAATGGGACCACAAGTACAGAAGTACCTCTGGTGGAAGCGCTACCTCACTATAATGCAGATT TCCcagtttgtgtttcttttggcACAAACACTCACCAACGCACTGTCTGAATGTGACTTCCCCAAAATCTTCTCCTACACAGTTTTCTTCTATGCCTCGACCATCCTTCTACTATTTATCAACTTTTATCGCAAGGCATACTTGAGCAAGGACAAAAGCCAGTGA
- the LOC112573605 gene encoding elongation of very long chain fatty acids protein 4-like isoform X1 — protein sequence MNREDNVSQYTATMTIPTLAALDTVKQWYNQTMSQADPRVSDFPLMRGPESLAAVIGLYLLAVSQGPRLMASYKPFQLNRLLVVYNLAMVALATYIFTMCTIIMVGDGHSFICKTVNETLNGSHGGLTFSAGWWFMFMKILEFADTIFFILRKKFGHVSFLHVYHHSTMAVISWIGFKFVPGGQTIVYPFVNSFIHIIMYTYYALAAMGPQVQKYLWWKRYLTIMQISQFVFLLAQTLTNALSECDFPKIFSYTVFFYASTILLLFINFYRKAYLSKDKSQ from the exons ATGAACAG AGAGGATAACGTTAGCCAGTACACAGCAACCATGACCATCCCAACACTTGCAGCACTGGACACAGTGAAGCAGTGGTACAATCAGACAATGTCTCAAGCAG ATCCCCGCGTGAGTGACTTCCCCTTGATGAGGGGTCCAGAGAGTCTTGCTGCTGTCATTGGTCTCTACCTGCTGGCAGTTTCCCAGGGCCCACGTCTGATGGCCAGCTACAAGCCATTCCAGCTCAACCGCCTGCTTGTTGTTTACAATCTTGCCATGGTTGCCTTGGCAACGTACATCTTTACAATG tgCACAATCATAATGGTTGGCGATGGTCACAGCTTTATCTGCAAAACTGTTAATGAGACACTGAATGGGAGTCATGGTGGTTTG acttttagTGCAGGATGGTGGTTTATGTTCATGAAAATATTGGAATTTGCTGATACG attttcttcattttgagGAAGAAGTTCGGTCATGTTTCCTTTTTACATGTCTACCACCATTCCACGATGGCAGTAATTTCATGGATAGGCTTCAAGTTTGTACCAGGAGGACAAA CTATCGTCTATCCATTTGTAAACTCTTTCATCCATATTATCATGTACACTTACTATGCACTGGCTGCAATGGGACCACAAGTACAGAAGTACCTCTGGTGGAAGCGCTACCTCACTATAATGCAGATT TCCcagtttgtgtttcttttggcACAAACACTCACCAACGCACTGTCTGAATGTGACTTCCCCAAAATCTTCTCCTACACAGTTTTCTTCTATGCCTCGACCATCCTTCTACTATTTATCAACTTTTATCGCAAGGCATACTTGAGCAAGGACAAAAGCCAGTGA